ATCCACCTGAAAGCGTCCCGTCTTTTCCAAAAAGCCCTTCACCCAAGCTGTGGTTTGCTTCCAGTCGTGGTTACTGAACCCATCCACCACCAAGACTCGGATTTTTGGAGCAGTCGATTCATCTGCCTGAACCACTGCACCCATTCCAACAAAACTCCCGAGCAGCAAACAGATCACCAACGCCCGCATCTTCAAACAAATAACCATAACGAAAATACCTATCGGCAATCTCTCCATAAGGCAAAGGAAAAACCATCACCATCACGACGGCTCTCACACTCACCCGATACAACGATGCCAAGCAAGGCTAAGCCCATAGGCTTGACTCCGCCAAGCCCCACAGACAAAGGTTCTTCTTTACACAACCCAGCTAAAGCCCTAGGTAGGCGCATGTCTTTTACCGATCTCGGCCTCTCCGAAGCCGTTCTCCAAGCCGTCACTGAGTCCGGCTACGAGAACCCAACCCCCATTCAAGCCAAAGCCATCCCTCTCATTCTCGAGGGCAAGGATGTCATTGGGGCATCTCAGACAGGGACAGGTAAAACCGCAGCCTTTGCCCTGCCATCACTTTCAAAAATCAAACCTCTGGGCAAACCCCAGATCCTCGTTCTTGAACCCACCCGTGAGCTTGCCCATCAGGTGGCAGAGCAGTTTGAGCACTACGGCAAACATACCGGATGCAAGGTCGCCCTGCTTCACGGCGGAGTCGGCTACGGACGCCAGGACGAACAAATGAAAGTAGCCGATATCGTCGTCGCCACTCCAGGCCGGTTGATCGACCACTTCTACCGCGCCACCATGCGCTTCGGCAAAATTGAAATTCTGATTCTGGATGAAGTCGACCGCATGCTCGACATGGGCTTCCTACCCATCGTTCGAAAAATTGTCAGCCTCTGCCCATGGAATACCGAAGAGACATCGCGCCAGACGCTCTTTTTCTCGGCCACCATGCCTCCGGCCATCCAAGGTTTTGCCCAATGGTGTCTCAAAGACCCGGAGGAAGTTGAAATCGCCCGCCGCGCCGTTGCAGCCACAGTTAAACATGCTTTCTACCCGGTTTCGATGGACCAACGCGACGAACTCCTGCTCGCACTGCTGGAAAAAACAGACTTTCACTCGGTCATGATTTTCACCCGCACCCGCAAAGAAGCAGACGCCCTCACCGGCCTCATCAAAGGCACCGGCCACGACGAGGTGGTTGCGATGCACTCCGACATTAAACAAACCGACCGGATGAAGGCTCTCAAGGGCTTCAAGGAAGGAACCTATAACATTCTTGTTGCCACCGATGTTGCAGCACGCGGGATTGACATCTCGGGAGTCACCCATGTGATCAACTACCGGGTGCCGGAAAACTCGGAAGACTACGTTCACCGGATTGGACGGACCGGTCGGGCCGAAGCTGAAGGTGATGCTTTCACCATCCTCACTGCGGACGAACTCGACTTCGCCACCTCCGTTGAAAATTTCATCAATAAAAAAATTGAGCGGCGTAAACTCGAAGATTTCGATTACAAATACACAGCTTTGCTCGATGACTCTCCAGCAAAACCTGTCCGCCGCAAACGCCCGCCGGCACCACGCCGCCGCCGCCGCTAGTCACGACCCCGGGTTGCTCCAACCCAGCTGATAGCCTAGGCCCGCTCATTTTTTCACTGGATGAAAGTTCTCGCGATCGACCCCGCCATTCGAAACACAGGCTATGCCCTGTTGGAGGGGGACCATCAACAGCAAGACGTACTCGACTTCGGAGTCATCTCCATTCCGCCAAAAATTCCGCAGTCTGCGGCTCTGTCAGCCGTTCACACCGGCATCAACAATCTGATTTCCCAGTGGCAACCCGATGAGGTCGCTGTCGAGGGCATCATCTACGTCCAATCACACCGCACCGCCATTACCATGGGGGCCGCTCGGGCAGCCAGCTTGATCAGCGCAGCAGAAGCCGGCTTACCCATATTCGAATACGCACCTCGCAAGGTAAAACAAGTGGTCACCGGCAATGGTTCCGCCGACAAGCAACAAGTGGCATTCATGGTCAGAGCTCTGCTGGGACTAAACGAAACGCCCCCCCACGACGCTGCGGACGCCATCGCCATCGCAGTGGCCCATTTGACAGCAAGTGATCCACTCAAAGCGGCCCTACTTAAAAGACAGCAAATTTAACGTATTCTACACCGGAATAGTCGCTTTTTCGATTGGAGTTCATCGGTTTATGCGTAAAGTTCAGGCATGCCGCAGTCACGACCTCAAACGCCCGTTCTTATTTTTTTCGCGATCGCTGTGGTCGCGATCATCGCGGTGGTTGTTCTTTTGTATCGCTTAAACTCAAGTGATGCCGAATCCCAAAGTGATTCAACGCAGGCATCGACAGAGGAAAAGGATCCCATGTCGATGACC
This genomic stretch from Oceaniferula marina harbors:
- a CDS encoding DEAD/DEAH box helicase, with product MSFTDLGLSEAVLQAVTESGYENPTPIQAKAIPLILEGKDVIGASQTGTGKTAAFALPSLSKIKPLGKPQILVLEPTRELAHQVAEQFEHYGKHTGCKVALLHGGVGYGRQDEQMKVADIVVATPGRLIDHFYRATMRFGKIEILILDEVDRMLDMGFLPIVRKIVSLCPWNTEETSRQTLFFSATMPPAIQGFAQWCLKDPEEVEIARRAVAATVKHAFYPVSMDQRDELLLALLEKTDFHSVMIFTRTRKEADALTGLIKGTGHDEVVAMHSDIKQTDRMKALKGFKEGTYNILVATDVAARGIDISGVTHVINYRVPENSEDYVHRIGRTGRAEAEGDAFTILTADELDFATSVENFINKKIERRKLEDFDYKYTALLDDSPAKPVRRKRPPAPRRRRR
- the ruvC gene encoding crossover junction endodeoxyribonuclease RuvC; its protein translation is MKVLAIDPAIRNTGYALLEGDHQQQDVLDFGVISIPPKIPQSAALSAVHTGINNLISQWQPDEVAVEGIIYVQSHRTAITMGAARAASLISAAEAGLPIFEYAPRKVKQVVTGNGSADKQQVAFMVRALLGLNETPPHDAADAIAIAVAHLTASDPLKAALLKRQQI